The Mycolicibacterium aichiense region GACTTGGCCGCGGTGCCCTCGACTGTCTTGGCGCAGCCGCTGACCATCACCAGAGCGCACAGCGCCGCACCCACCGCGGTTGCTACCCGGCGCGGGCTCATTTGGAATTCACGATCGATTGACGGGTCAATTCCTTGGCCACGTCGCAGGCCGGCGGGAAGGGCTTCTCGGCGAAACTGACCGACCATTCGATGAAGTCGTCGTTGAACTGGATGCCGACCTCGCACAGGTTGTCCCCCAGAGTCGGATCGGTGCCGACGGCGATGAACCCGCTGTGGCCCTCGATGTTGATGTCCTCGACGCTGGTGCGCGACAGCTCTTCGGTCTTGCGTTCCCGCCCGATCGGGCTGCCCCGGTACCAGGTGAAGGAGAAGTGCGGTCCCAGGATCCCGCCGCCGGCCAGCCACTGACAGCCGACCGAGTTCTTGGCCGTGTTCACCAAGCCGGTCACCCGGGTCTGCTCGGCCATCGTCTGGTCAGTGATGCCACCGCATTCGGGGAACATCGGACCGTGTTTGGCGTTGCCCGACTGCGGCGCGGGAGCCTGCGAACCCTGTGGCTGGCTGGGGCCGCTGCCCGAATCCGAGCATGCGCCGATAGAGGCCGCGATGGCTACAACCCCGGCAGCCAACGCGAGTTTGCGCGTCGCTGTCATGCGCACCTGCTGCAAGTCACAGCATGCACTGTAGCGGCAGCCCCTCGACACAACCACCGACAGGCCGCTTGACCTGCCACTTTGTCGCGATTCTCGGCGACAGAAAACGGCGCGGCCCGACAACGTCAGCGGTGCCCCGGTAGCGGTGTGCAACAGTAGCGAAATGCTCCTGGCGCTGCTGAGACAGTATGTCCGGCCGTACCGGTGGCTGGTCGCGGCGGTGATGGCGTTACAGACCGTCAGCACGCTGGCCTCCTTGTATCTGCCGACCGTCAACGCAGCGATCATCGACGACGGCGTGGCCAAGGGCGACACCGGGCTGATCACCGAACTCGGGCTGGTCATGCTGGCCGTCACCGGACTTCAGGTGGTGTGCGCGGTGGTCGCGGTCTACTTCGGGTCCCGGACCGGCATGGGGTTCGGTCGCGACCTGCGCTCGGCGATGTTTCACCACGTCACCACGTTCTCCGAGCGGGAGACCGCGCGGTTCGGGGCGCCGTCGCTGCTGACCCGGACGACCAACGACGTCCAGCAGATCCAGGTGCTCATCCAGATGACCACGACGACCCTGGTGACAGCACCGATCATGTGCGTCGGCGGCATCATCATGGCGATCCATCAGGACGCCGGCCTGTCCTGGCTTCTCCTCGTCAGCGTTCCGGTGCTGGCGCTGTCCAACTTCTGGATCGTGTCGCGGATGCTGCCGATCTTCCGCAGCATGCAGCGGCTCATCGACGGCATCAACCGGGTGATGCGCGAACAGCTCTCGGGCATCCGGGTGATCCGCGCGTTCGCCCGAGAGCCGTTCGAGCGCGACCGGTTCGCTGTCGCCAACGCGGCCGTGTCCAACACGGCGCTGGCCGCCGGACGCTGGCAGGCCCTGATGCTGCCGGTGACCACCTTGACCATCAACATCTCCAGCGTCGCCCTGATCTGGTTCGGCGGCCTGCGCATCGATTCCGGACACATGCAGGTGGGCTCGCTGATCGCGTTCCTGTCGTATTTCATGCAGATCCTGATGGCCGTTCTGATGGCCACCCTGATTCTGGTCATACTGCCCCGGGCCTCGGTCTGCGCCGAACGGATCACCGAAGTGCTGGACACCGAGCCGGCGATCAGCAGCCCCGCCTCGCCACGACTCCCGGACGGCGGCATCCGCGGTGCGGTCACACTCGACAACGCGACGTTCTGCTACCCGGGTGCGGAGCGCCCTGTGCTGGAGGGTGTTTCGCTGACCGCCCGGCCGGGGACGACAACGGCGATCGTCGGGAGCACCGGGTCCGGGAAGTCGACGCTGATATCCCTGATCTGCCGGCTCTACGACGTCACCGACGGCGCGATCCGGGTCGACGGGATCGACGTACGCGAGTACGACCCCGAGCATCTGTGGGCCACCCTCGGCCTGGTTCCGCAACGGGGGTATCTGTTCTCCGGCACCGTCGCCGACAACTTGGCGCTCGGCGCGGCCCCGGGACAGGTAGTGACTGACGACGAGATGTGGCGGGCGCTGCGGGTCGCCGCGGCCGACGACTTCGTTCGCGCCCATCCCGATGGTCTCGAGATGAGGGTCGCGCAGGCAGGTATCAATTTCTCCGGCGGGCAACGTCAGCGACTGGCGATCGCACGTGCGGTGATCCGGCGTCCGGCGATCTACCTGTTCGACGACGCGTTCTCCGCACTCGACGTCCACACCGACGCCCGGGTACGGGCCGCGCTTCGTGAAGAATCCGCGAATTCCACGGTGATCATTGTCTCCCAGCGCATTTCGACCGTCATGCAGGCCGACTCCATCGTCGTGATGGATGGCGGCCGGGTGGTCGGCACCGGGACCCACGACGCGCTGCTGGCCGGCTGTGAGACCTATGCGCAGTTCGCCGACTCCCAGTCGGTCGACTTGAGCGTCGGCGGCGGCCGATGACCGGGCCCGCGTTCCGCGGCGGTGGCATGCGCGCGATGAGCCAAGACCCGCGGCAGGCCCGATCGCGCGACTTCACGGGTTCGGCGCTGCGGCTGCTCCGGCGGCTCACACCGCACCGGTGGCCGACCGCGGCGGTCATCGGCTTGTCCATCGTCGGCATCGCGCTGGGTGTCATCGGTCCCCGCATCCTCGGCCACGCGACCGACCTGCTGTTCAACGGAGTCATCGGCCGGCAGCTGCCGGCCGGGATCACCAAAGACCAAGCGGTGGCGGCGGCCCGGGCGCGCGGTGACACCACGTTCGCCGACCTGCTGTCCGGAACCGATGTGGTACCCGGCCGCGGAGTCGACTTCGCCGCGGTGGGCCGCACCCTGTTGTTGGCGCTGGCACTGTACGTGGTTGCCGCACTGTTGATCTGGGCGCAGGCCCGGCTGCTCAACGTGATCGTGCAACGCACCATCACCGCACTGCGCGCCGACGTGGAGGAGAAGATCCACCGGTTGCCATTGTCCTACTTCGATTCCCGGCAGCGTGGCGAGTTGCTGAGCCGAGTCACCAACGATGTGGACAACATCCAGACCTCGGTGTCGATGACGATCAGCCAGTTGCTGACATCGGTGCTCACCGTGCTTGCGGTGCTGGCGATGATGCTGAGCATCTCCCCGCTGCTGGCATTGATCACCGTCGTGACGGTTCCGTTGTCGCTGTGGGTGACCCGGGTGATCGCACGCCGTTCGCAGCGGATGTTCATCGCCCAGTGGACCAACACCGGCCGGCTGAACGCTCACATCGAGGAGACCTACAGCGGCTTCACCGTGGTCAAGACCTTCGGCCACCGGGCCGCCGCCCAGGAGAAGTTCCGTGAGTTCAACTCCGACGTCTACCACGCAAGCTTTGGCGCACAGTTCTTCTCCGGCCTGGTCTCCCCCGCGACGACGTTCATCGGGAATCTCAGTTACGTCGCAGTCGCCGTGGTCGGCGGTTATCAGGTCGCCACCGGCCAGATCACGCTGGGCAGCATCCAGGCCTTCATCCAGTACGTCCGCCAGTTCAACCAGCCCCTGACCCAGGTCGCCGGCATGTACAACACACTGCAGTCCGGCGTGGCCAGCGCCGAACGGGTCTTCGACTTTCTCGACGAGCCCGAAGAAACCCCGGACGTGCCAATCGCCTTGGCCGGCAACGGCGGCGGCCGCGTCGAATTCCAGAACGTGTCGTTCAGCTATCGGCCCGACACCCCGGTCATCGAAGACCTGTCGCTGGTCGCCGAGCCGGGCAGCACGGTGGCGATCGTCGGTCCGACCGGGGCCGGCAAGACCACTCTGGTCAATCTGCTGATGCGGTTCTACGACGTCGACGCCGGGAGGATCCTGCTCGACGGCACCGACATCAGAGACGTCAGCCGGGAGTCGCTGCGCTCACGAATCGGGATGGTTCTGCAGGACACCTGGCTGTTCGGCGGCACGATCGCCGAGAACATCGCCTACGGGAAGCCCGGCGCGGGTGAGGACGAGGTCATCGAGGCGGCCCGGGCCGCGTATGTCGACCGGTTCGTCCACACGCTGCCCAATGGTTATGAGACCCGGGTCAGCGATGACGGCGGCAATATCAGTGCCGGCGAGAAGCAACTGATCACCATCGCGAGGGCGTTCCTGGCCCGCCCCCAGCTGCTGATCCTCGACGAGGCGACCAGTTCGGTGGACACCCGCACCGAGCTGCTGATCCAGCATGCGATGACAAAGTTGCGCCGGGACCGAACCAGTTTCATCATCGCCCACCGGCTGTCGACCATCCGCGACGCCGACAGCATCCTGGTCATGGAAGCCGGCCGGATCGTCGAAACCGGCAGCCACGCCGAGCTTCTCGCTCGCCGGGGCGCTTATTACGCGATGACGCAGGCCTAACCCCCTCGCGACGTCAGAGCCCGGGGCCTTCGGCCCGCAGGTCGTCCACCTCGGCCATGGCCGAGCGCAACTTGGCCAACCATTCCTCGGCGTGCTCACCGACGAGGCGCACACTCCAGGCCAGCGCGTCCGAGCGCGACCGGGCGACGCCCGCGTCGACCAGCGTGTCGAGCACCTGGCGTTCAGGTTGCTTGAGGCGGGTCATCACCGGAACGGCGATGTGCGTGAACAGAATTCGTTCCGGTTCCGCGGAGCCTTCTGAGACGATGTCCAAGCCCCAGGAGACTTTGCGGCCGTACTTGTCCTGGGCCTCCTCGGCGATCCGGATTCGCT contains the following coding sequences:
- a CDS encoding ABC transporter ATP-binding protein, encoding MLLALLRQYVRPYRWLVAAVMALQTVSTLASLYLPTVNAAIIDDGVAKGDTGLITELGLVMLAVTGLQVVCAVVAVYFGSRTGMGFGRDLRSAMFHHVTTFSERETARFGAPSLLTRTTNDVQQIQVLIQMTTTTLVTAPIMCVGGIIMAIHQDAGLSWLLLVSVPVLALSNFWIVSRMLPIFRSMQRLIDGINRVMREQLSGIRVIRAFAREPFERDRFAVANAAVSNTALAAGRWQALMLPVTTLTINISSVALIWFGGLRIDSGHMQVGSLIAFLSYFMQILMAVLMATLILVILPRASVCAERITEVLDTEPAISSPASPRLPDGGIRGAVTLDNATFCYPGAERPVLEGVSLTARPGTTTAIVGSTGSGKSTLISLICRLYDVTDGAIRVDGIDVREYDPEHLWATLGLVPQRGYLFSGTVADNLALGAAPGQVVTDDEMWRALRVAAADDFVRAHPDGLEMRVAQAGINFSGGQRQRLAIARAVIRRPAIYLFDDAFSALDVHTDARVRAALREESANSTVIIVSQRISTVMQADSIVVMDGGRVVGTGTHDALLAGCETYAQFADSQSVDLSVGGGR
- a CDS encoding DUF3558 domain-containing protein; translation: MTATRKLALAAGVVAIAASIGACSDSGSGPSQPQGSQAPAPQSGNAKHGPMFPECGGITDQTMAEQTRVTGLVNTAKNSVGCQWLAGGGILGPHFSFTWYRGSPIGRERKTEELSRTSVEDINIEGHSGFIAVGTDPTLGDNLCEVGIQFNDDFIEWSVSFAEKPFPPACDVAKELTRQSIVNSK
- a CDS encoding ABC transporter ATP-binding protein; the encoded protein is MTGPAFRGGGMRAMSQDPRQARSRDFTGSALRLLRRLTPHRWPTAAVIGLSIVGIALGVIGPRILGHATDLLFNGVIGRQLPAGITKDQAVAAARARGDTTFADLLSGTDVVPGRGVDFAAVGRTLLLALALYVVAALLIWAQARLLNVIVQRTITALRADVEEKIHRLPLSYFDSRQRGELLSRVTNDVDNIQTSVSMTISQLLTSVLTVLAVLAMMLSISPLLALITVVTVPLSLWVTRVIARRSQRMFIAQWTNTGRLNAHIEETYSGFTVVKTFGHRAAAQEKFREFNSDVYHASFGAQFFSGLVSPATTFIGNLSYVAVAVVGGYQVATGQITLGSIQAFIQYVRQFNQPLTQVAGMYNTLQSGVASAERVFDFLDEPEETPDVPIALAGNGGGRVEFQNVSFSYRPDTPVIEDLSLVAEPGSTVAIVGPTGAGKTTLVNLLMRFYDVDAGRILLDGTDIRDVSRESLRSRIGMVLQDTWLFGGTIAENIAYGKPGAGEDEVIEAARAAYVDRFVHTLPNGYETRVSDDGGNISAGEKQLITIARAFLARPQLLILDEATSSVDTRTELLIQHAMTKLRRDRTSFIIAHRLSTIRDADSILVMEAGRIVETGSHAELLARRGAYYAMTQA